In Oryza sativa Japonica Group chromosome 1, ASM3414082v1, the genomic stretch cattcctgtCGTCGTCTCCACCTGACAGCAGGATGTCATCACCATCCTGGATGCTCTCGGTATCCATATGATTCTTGCTTTCTTTTTGGTCTTCAATGTTGCCTGTTTGCACATCGTGTAAGCGAAGAAACAAGGGAGAAAACATGATAAAAAATGAGAGACACGTATGAAATGGAATAGATGGAAAGAACTCAAAAGGGAAGtaggaaatgaaagaaaaaaaaaagggaaactcGGAGGAGCAAATTCGTCGTTAGCCCCCAGTGCATCGAGAACTCGAACCACGCGCATCGCCATCATCACAACGCGCAGCTCGGGCGAGCCACACAGACCGACcactcggcggcggtggcggcgaccgaTCGTGAGCTAGGTAGGGCGGGAGATGGGAGGAGCGGGGAATCGAGGAGGATCCTTACCCGGCGCGAGCGCGGGTTGGCGTCGCGAtcaccgggagagagagagagagagagagagagggagaaggggggGGATCGAGGGTCGAGGGATTTTGCGGGATTGATTTGTGCGAGAGCGAGGCGAGGCTGGAGGCGAAGGTTTTGGTTACCGTTTCTCGCTGATTCGTCGGGAGCGGGGCCgtgtggcggaggcggaggcggagcagcgCCACGAGCCACGAGGTGGTGATGTGGCCGGCGTGGGTTGGGCAGAGGCCGGTCGGCCACGCAAGCAGCACAGGTGGCATCGCCACGACAAAAGATGAAAAAGGTTCCGTCTACGATTTTGGTGCTtagtaaaaaaaactcaacggGATATCTTTGTCCATATTAATTGTTctctgagtttttttttagaaagggAGTCCGTAACGGAAACGTTTTGTTctctaagttttttttaaaggagtACGTAACGGAAACGTGAGGATGCCTTTATCCATATTCATTGTTCTAGAAGAagaggttgagtttttttttttgacagagggaaTACGTAACAGAAACGTAAAAATGACGAACCTCACGATTCCATTCAACACTGTGTAACCTTcgttcaaaataaataaatctataaGAAAATACGATCCACCGTAATATTACAACGATCCACCGTAATATTACAAATCTAGATTTATTTAGATTTATATTATTAGCATATATCACGCTctgtattatatttatttattttaagatagagAAAATATATAAGGATTTGCAACACCGTGCGGTAAAAGACGAAGAGAGTAGATCACAGTTTGCATAGTAACCGTGCAGTTCCCACGATAATGTTGGGGTGACAGTAACCCATCCAAAACAGCTTGATGAAGCTATAATCTTAGTGCAAAGCAAACGAAATTACGAAACGGTAGAAATGGGCAGATGCTATAGTAGTAGCTTGCAACGGCTCAATGCATTCAAAAAACAGAGCAAATGGCAGCAGGATCGCGAGCTCCAATCGAGGTTCGCAATATTTTTTGTAACCCGACCTAACAAAGGGTGATGACCGATGACAATATACTCCCACGCCATATACCATTTCCTACGCCAGAGCAAGGCATTCAGCCAACAAGGGCAAAAAAATTACAGCAAAGTTCCACCAGGATGGCACATGCCTACGCTGGCAATATTCTCGGGGTATCCTCCACAATGTTCATGTTTTCCGGGGGAAACAAACCTCTTCCAcaccaaaaaagaaaattccAAATTCCAATCAAAGAGACATCCTCCACCACAATGTTCATGTTTTTCCACCACTATATGATTTCGACATCCTTCCTCTCCCAAGACCAACCTACACATGCCAGAAATATTGCAAGGATGAAACCGAAGACCAGCTTGACCCGATAGACCGACCGACCGATAGACTCCCCTGAGACATCCTTTGACAAAACCCCATGGAAACAATGCAAATGCCTTACAGCAAAGCCATTGGCTCCTGAAACATTCAGAGGAGGTTTAGAGAAACTGAAATAAACAAATAATATAGCAGTTTTGCAAATATTCTAGACAAGGTACTACCAAAAGGAGATATTCAAGGAACAAATAAGTAATTGGCATGTCTGCACTACAACAAAGCAAAGCATTCAGGATCAAGATAACTGCTTATCATGATTCTAGCTAATACAAGACCCACCAAACAAGCATTTCCCTGCAATCTGCATATAAAGGAATCACGAATGGAAAATATGTTCtcaattttattaaatagtAGCCTCTATACTTTGGTTATTGCAACTCGCTTACATCCTAGATAATTGCTTGCATTGAACTGTGTCCATATGCTTTTCAGTAAGTTACATCCATCCCAAGTCATGGAATATGTACTTGCAGAACAATCATGAGTAAGATTCTCGCTAGGAGAGTTTAGAACATGATCTTGAATTTGCAATATTTGGATTCTGATTCACATTTGGACGGTGTTTCCTAAGGCTCATGATTGACACCACAATAATAATGGACAAAAACTAGAACATACTAGAATAAGTTCCAATGTTCATCACTAAGACATATGTCAGGCTTGGAGGGGTTGTTTTATTTTTGCATCACCATATTTCTCAGGAAAAAAAGTTCCTATCAACAAATTATGGATGTACTTCTGCCTGCAAGTGACATGAAGCATAATAACTAAATAATATTTCACATTATGTTTCAGACTGCCatttaattaaatcctaatGGCAATTTAGTACTATATTTCCCAACCCATGTCTGAACACATAGCACTCAATTTTCATACAAAATTTTGATTATTGAGGCAACTAAACTAAACATAAAAATTTGGATGCAAGGCCTAATGTCAGTGCAGTTTAAAATGTGAAGTAATAATAGAACGTTTATGGCTTTAGTTATGCTCCAAGATGATACAGAAAACTTGATAAAGAGTTCTTTACACCCTAACCAAAAAGAATTGTTAAGTGTGGGCCCAGGTGTCCTGTGTGGAAGGGGTATGCCAGGGATAACAAACTCATAGTTTAACTCACAGGAACTCCCACCTACATAGTTGTCAGTTATTGTGAATTCTGATACTATCTGGGTATTTAATCCAATATGTGACCAATTCTACTTTGtgactcaaaaaaaaaaacactttggtGCAACATAAATCATGGGATACTAAGATAACATAATCTATTGAATGAATAGGTAAGACAGAAGCTATTAATGGGCCTAGCCACAATGTGCATAATAATATCCTTTTCTACACAGAACAAGAGGCATCTCTATTATACAGTTGAAGCACcaaactaagaaaaaaaagttgtacAAAGGACAACATTGCAGTTTATAGGATCATCAAACTGAGATTTTGTTGCATGTGTCCAATGGAAAGTTCACTTACAGCTAATATTAGAATTTATAGATGAAAAACTTCCATGTTTTCAAGACAACAAATGAAAATGCATTGGATTGACTCGATGCAATAAATGGGAAGGAACTGAGAGGTTGTTTACCTAGACAATGTTGGTATTGTAAGCTGCACAAAGTTGAATAAGAGCGCCTTTGTTTGCAGGATCCACGTTCTGCTCAATGATAGGACCAAATCTCCCTGGAGATTGCGCAGAAAGAGTAGCCAAGGAGGTGACCAGAAACTGCTTTGGATCATTTACCTCTTTCAACAGATCATCTTCACTCTTTCCAGCATATTGAAGACGTACAAATGAGACAGAATAACCTGATGTCCTCTGACTATCTGCATCAGCACCATCATTCTGATCTTGTTGTGCCCCATCTTGATCCGTTCTGGACAGCAATGCAACAATACTGTCAAGCAATTTGCCCCAAGTTTGGGCTGCTGCACCATCCAACAGCAGTGCAGATTCACAGATCAACTTCGTTGATGCAACTGATGTCAGCTTAACTTCAACAGTCCCTTTGATGAATTTAAGATTGGGAATCCAAAAGCGCTGAAGGATTGTCATGAAAATATTTGGCTGAATTGCATCGACAGAACTGACAAGAACACCTGGTCCATATTTAACCACCACCAAGGACATGAAGACCACAAGAGAATTCACAAACTTCACTGCCTGCCTTGTCTGTAGTCGAGTAAACAAAGCACTCCATATCTCATTTATGTGAGGATTCATGATGTCAAAACTCACATTTTCCACAAGTGTGTTAAGCATGTAGAAGGCAGAATCTTCAGTACTGCTCCGCGAAAGGAGACTGCGGAATATCACTAAGATATTCGGTAGCCTGCCCTCTTGGTTAAGCTCATTTGGAATTTTCCGAAGGAATGCTCTCAGCAACCGAACCAAGGCAGGGACACACGGTGGACGGTCCCAGGTAGCATTACTGAGCAGGACACCAAACAGCTGCATGTAGTTCTGCGAGAGAGGTGGTCGGCTCAAATTGACAAGTTGTGCAAATATCTGGAAAGCATATGGCCAGAACTCTGAGATGTCCTCAACCAATATCCTCTGAAGCACCGGGAAGAGGCTTGCCTCAAACACAGGAAGTAGTGCTGGGTCCTGCTCACCAGCCCGACCAATCACTGCTGCCAGGGCTTCAAACAAGTAATGGTTAAAATCAGGGTTCTTGGGGTTATTGCACACTTCCATAAGAATACCCACAAGGCGAGCAGTAATCTCATGAACAATTTGCCCAGCAATATTAGCAATCCCAAGCACTCTCATCAGGCACTTCATCAGATAGGGGTTCTCATATGATTCAGGAAAACTTAGTGCCTTGGACAGGTTCTGAACAATCGGCTGGGCATATGGGTTGATATCAGCAGCAACATAGCGTGGAGCCCTGGTAATCACATTTGCACTTGGTACTGGTACCATATCCTTGATGATCAGAAGGTTCTCAATAAAGGTCGCAGCATATGAATGGACAACATTTGACTCGTGTATCAGGAACCTTATTACACTTGGAAGCAGTGCCAGTGCAGTGGCTTTGGGGATTTGATCCTTGAATTCCTTCAAGAACCTCAGCACAGTTGCCTTCAGCATTGGTTCAGATTCCCAATCAGGGGCCTGCAGCTCAGGCACGATCACAGATGTAAAGAAGCTCTCCATATCAACCACCGGTGTCCCACCTCCTGTGGCACCAGGCTTCTGCATAAGAGAAATAACAAGGTATATTGCAGCATCCTTCTCTTTCCAGTTGTTCGTCCGATCAGCTGCATATGCAGCCAACATCTGCTGGACCTGTGCTGACACAAGTGCAGCCACCTGCTCCCGGTAGTTTGCCGCAAGCCCCCGCAGCAACCGGCATGCAGCCCGCCTCAGTGTATCCGCATCACTCCCCTCGGCATCACGCCTAACATATTCCACCCAGTTCCCCTCAAACAGCTCCTCATCATCATCCCGTAACCGCAGGTTAGGAATTACAACACTATCGCATATCTGCTTCATTGCATCAGGGCTCCCAAACAGCGCGTGGTGCACGCTCTCAGCAACCGTTGTCAAAAATCTTATTGCGGTCACCGCAAGCTGCCCGCGGGATGGTGAGACAGATGGTGCCATGAGGAGGCCCCAGACCGCCTCAACGAACTCCTTCAGATATCCCCTGAACTCCTCTTCATActtctccatgtacagctgcaAGTTGTCACAcacggcggcgcggagcgcATCCGGGGCGCCGTCTGCCTCTATCGCTGGCGGGTAGGAGGTGGTGAGGAACGCACGGAACTCCGTCATCCACTCACGCATGTGGTCCTCGAAGAACTCGGGCAGGTCGATGGAGTTGAGCGAATAGAAGATCTCGCAGCATAGGCGAAGGCACTCAAACACCGGGCGGGATTCAGGCGGGGTGACCGTGGGTGCGGCAGCCTGaaggcggcgggaggtggagaGGAAGACCTCGAGTAGGGCAGCGGCGAAGTTCTCGAGGCAGTACTTGAGGTCGAGGCGGATGGTGTTGCTGTCGAAGGCATTGCGGaagcgggagaagagggaggccgcggcggcgaggagggagttgGTCGCCGGGATGTCCCCGGCGGAGAGGGCGGtgccgagggaggagacgatGGAAGGGAGGAGCGACTCCCACCTGGCAGGGAAgtcggaggccgcggcggcggcgagggcctcGGAGAGCTGCGCCTGGATGAGGGGCGGCGCGGTGAGGAGGAGCTGGAGGAGGTTCGCCTTGATGATGGCGCAGTCGGAGGGCGGGAGgtggtcggcgtcgtcgtcgccgccgccgtcgggggaGGGCTtgggccagcggcggcggaggaggttcTTGAACTGGACGGAGGCGGCGAGCCGCGACTGCGGGTCgtggcgcggggaggaggcgaggccgaggagcGCGAGCCCGAACCCCGGCGAGCACTTGGCCGACTCGATGCTctgctcggcggcgcggcgcgcggcggcgtccgggGAGAGCGACTGCGCGAACCACCCCGACAGGGTGTCGAGCGTCTCCGGCGCCACCTCCattcccgccgccgcggcgatctAGCAgaaggcggctagggtttcgtggagatcgggagtggaggtagggtTTTTGAAATTTCTcgtggggaaggagagagagaggagagagaagaagaagaagaaaatgctTTTGCTTGGTCGGTCGatgcgaggaagagatggggaAAGAGGAGAGAGCTGAGCCGTTGGATTTGGGCCGCCCTTCTTGGAGAAGGAAAAAGGCTGGGCCTGTGGGCCCCTGGGATCCTGGGCCCAGCCCACCAAGCTTGCTAGCCCATCTCAGTGAggtcttgtgagttgtgacggCTCACCGCCACTCGTTGGGGACGCACCGTCGGAGGCAGCATCGGCACGGGGATCGATTGCGCGATGTGGGATGAAAACGGAGGGGATATAGATAGATAATGCTCGtatcatatttgtgttcataTTCTTTACCGATATAAAAACAaatacggatagctcgaatacAGAAACAATACGGATTATCTCAAATACGAacaaaaatcgaatatgatcgggcacgaatacggaaacatttttttctcggaacacgaaaaccaactcaacttctaatagaaataaatatcaacatatataattagctcattttatataaaatgaagtataatttataattttttaaaaaaaattaaataaagtaTGTATATATTGATGTATTGCATATCAATCACTTTGCAATcagaaaattaaattaaacaactttttttcaaaaaaaatccaagataAAAAGGGCATTTACTTCCCTCTCGCCCTAGGCCCCCAAAATGGTAGGACCGGCCCTGATTAGGCCCCCATCTTTTTCTCTATTCATCATCAGccaatgccaaaatttaaattttaaagcttAATTTTGAAGATGAATTTGAAGTTTcttcatcaaagtttattttttagcattggcatttaagtcgctaagaacatatatataaaaattttaccaaCAATTTACtgtattattattttgctaATATGCCATATGGCATATTATCCGTATTATCCTTAGGTTCTGCGAAGACAAATGGTTGGGAAATGTAACCCTGCGAGAACAGTACTCGTTCCTCTACAACATTGTCAGGCACAAACATGCAACTATCGAAGATGTCTTTCAAAATGGATATCCCAATTTTCATGGAGAAGGGATCAAATTGGATCGAAGTTAGTCACATGGAACACCTTATCACCACACATCGCTAATATTGGTTTAATTTAGGAGCAAGATGAGTTTCCATGGAAGATGACCCCTAATGGACAGCTCCATATGGAGTCTCATTATCATCTCTAGTTTATAGTGACATCTCGAATATAAATAGACGCCCTTGGAAACTAAATATGCCATTGAAGGTTAAGATTTTCCTTTGGTACCTTCATCGTAAAGTTGTGTTAACCCAAGACAATCTAGCTAAACATAATTAGCAAGGCGATCAAAACTGTTGTTTATGTAATAATAAGGATACAATTAAACACATTTTCTTTGAATGCCTCTTAGCCCATTTAGTTTGGTCCATCATTTTTGTGGCGTCAAGAATTACTCCACCCGATAGTGTTTCACAAGTGGTCACTAGTTGGCTTTCGGGTTTTCAAAAAGATATGTAACCATATGTCCTGTTAGGGGCGACTGCCACATGCTAGTTGCTTTGGTTACGTAAGAACTATATAGTTTTTGATAGAAAAGTTATTTATCACACATACATGTCATATTTGTAACTATCCATTGGATGCACACCTAGGTTATTCTTAAAAAGCCGAGCTCGTGGGATTTGGTTATTGCGACGTGTCTACACTTGGAGCGGGTGGTCAATGAGTGTTTTAACTAGGGACATAGGTGGTGATCTAGTCTTAGGATGATGGTCCTTGATGCTTCTTGTACTTAATTTCTTTTAAATTGGTTCATATGTGTTTAGTTGTGTGGATCCTTGGGATGCAGAGGCTGGGAGTGTTACTTAGCGTAGTAATATCACCTTGATATAATTGACCGAGTTCAATAAAAGATTCCATTGTCAAAAAAAAGCAACCAGTTACCATGACTATGCACCCGACACCTGGCTTCTCGCTAATGACATGTGATTGGGAGAAATGCGTGGTGGCCCAAAGACTTGGCACATATGCATGCAACCAACTAATTTTTGACCACAAAGCTCCTGCGGTCCTAGGCCATCGCCTTACACTATTTAAAGCAATCACATCCCACTTTCATAATAGCAAGCAGCTCATCAACCTAGGTTAGCTACTTCTTGTTGCATTGAATCATCCATCATCAAATCATTGGGATATATATTCCACGATGGCCAAGGTAATCACACTAATCCTTGTCGTTATTACAGTGTCAACCATGCTAGCCTCACCTGTGGAATGCACCAAGATTCCTGGTGCCTTTCCTATTGGAATGTCTCCATACAACTTTACGACAATGATAGATATCTTCAAAGTGGCCATGTTAGTGCCAACGGAGGATTGCACCTCCAATGTTGAGATGTGCATAAGTGAGACATGCTCCTACATCAGAAAAGCCCTCGATGGTGTTGTTGATGCTGCCCCACCAGCAAAACAGGCGGAAACTAAGGAGGCCACGGCCAAGATGGCTGGGATTGCTGCTACTATGCTCGACACAGCCATGGCTTCAGGAGAAAAGAGACAAGTTGCCGCAGTTTCCATTGCCTTCATGCTTGCTGCTGATGCGATTGACGCATCCGCACCTGCTGACAAGTTTAGAGTAATGGATGAAACATTCAAAGCAGCCGCTTCTCCTATCGCTTGAGCAAGCAACACCTCGTCTTATCCATCCATCAATAAAATTAGCATATGCTACCACAACCACCACCAGATGTACTGAGTGGCATCACGATACTTCATGTAATAGCCGGGTTTTTCCCTATAGTCTTAGTCATGCTAATGACTTGGTCACACTGGCTCGAAGCGGCGTTGATCGAGCCATATGGCTAGATAAGACCTACTGATATGTTGAATTTTCTCTTTTGCTTTGTATAGCAATTTATGAATGGAATATTTAATGGCCAATATTAagtcatatgcatatgcatcatTAAGAGTTAGACTAAACCTTGTGAGAGTGGGTTAAGTCAAATGTGGTTCATGCATGCCATGTGTTTGTGCAAAATCACACCAAGGTATTGTATGATTCCTACCCACGAGTGGGACTTGTGATGACCGTAAAGTGTTTGTGCAAAACCACACTCACAATCAAAACAGAAGGCATCTCTCAATTAGCTGTCAATGTCA encodes the following:
- the LOC4327779 gene encoding exportin-2, producing MEVAPETLDTLSGWFAQSLSPDAAARRAAEQSIESAKCSPGFGLALLGLASSPRHDPQSRLAASVQFKNLLRRRWPKPSPDGGGDDDADHLPPSDCAIIKANLLQLLLTAPPLIQAQLSEALAAAAASDFPARWESLLPSIVSSLGTALSAGDIPATNSLLAAAASLFSRFRNAFDSNTIRLDLKYCLENFAAALLEVFLSTSRRLQAAAPTVTPPESRPVFECLRLCCEIFYSLNSIDLPEFFEDHMREWMTEFRAFLTTSYPPAIEADGAPDALRAAVCDNLQLYMEKYEEEFRGYLKEFVEAVWGLLMAPSVSPSRGQLAVTAIRFLTTVAESVHHALFGSPDAMKQICDSVVIPNLRLRDDDEELFEGNWVEYVRRDAEGSDADTLRRAACRLLRGLAANYREQVAALVSAQVQQMLAAYAADRTNNWKEKDAAIYLVISLMQKPGATGGGTPVVDMESFFTSVIVPELQAPDWESEPMLKATVLRFLKEFKDQIPKATALALLPSVIRFLIHESNVVHSYAATFIENLLIIKDMVPVPSANVITRAPRYVAADINPYAQPIVQNLSKALSFPESYENPYLMKCLMRVLGIANIAGQIVHEITARLVGILMEVCNNPKNPDFNHYLFEALAAVIGRAGEQDPALLPVFEASLFPVLQRILVEDISEFWPYAFQIFAQLVNLSRPPLSQNYMQLFGVLLSNATWDRPPCVPALVRLLRAFLRKIPNELNQEGRLPNILVIFRSLLSRSSTEDSAFYMLNTLVENVSFDIMNPHINEIWSALFTRLQTRQAVKFVNSLVVFMSLVVVKYGPGVLVSSVDAIQPNIFMTILQRFWIPNLKFIKGTVEVKLTSVASTKLICESALLLDGAAAQTWGKLLDSIVALLSRTDQDGAQQDQNDGADADSQRTSGYSVSFVRLQYAGKSEDDLLKEVNDPKQFLVTSLATLSAQSPGRFGPIIEQNVDPANKGALIQLCAAYNTNIV
- the LOC4327780 gene encoding uncharacterized protein OsI_030282, which encodes MAKVITLILVVITVSTMLASPVECTKIPGAFPIGMSPYNFTTMIDIFKVAMLVPTEDCTSNVEMCISETCSYIRKALDGVVDAAPPAKQAETKEATAKMAGIAATMLDTAMASGEKRQVAAVSIAFMLAADAIDASAPADKFRVMDETFKAAASPIA